AGCTCGGGATGACCATCTTAAACCGCACCACGCGGCGCCTGGATTTGACTGAAGAAGGCCGTCGTTTTAGTGAAACCATCCGAGCGGGGCTACAGCAACTGCGCCAGGCGGAAGAAGAGGTGGTGTCGCGCGGTGAACTGCCGAAAGGCAAGCTGCGCGTCGATGCGGCCAGCCCGTTGATGCTTCATCAACTGGTGCCGCTGGTGCGTGAATTTCACCAGGCCTATCCGGATATTGAGCTGGAACTGACCTCGAATGAAGGCTACGTTGACTTACTGGAAAAGCGCACCGATGTGGCGATCCGGATTGGCAAGCTCAATGATTCCACTTTGCATGCCCGGCCTTTGGGAAAAAGTCCGCTGTTTGTAGTCGCTGCGCCGGACTACCTTGCCCGACACGGCTTCCCGGCGACACCATCTGAGCTGCAACAGCATGAAATTGTCGGCTTCACCAGCCCGCGTGCGCTGAATGTCTGGCCGCTGCAGGGCAGTGATTACGTTGAGCCGACCATTGCCTGCAGCAGTGGTGAAACCGTGCGCCAGTTAGTGCTGGCCGGCAATGGCATCGGTTGCCTGTCCGGCTTTATGATTCATGAAGACTTGGCCGCCGGCCGGTTGGTGACCCTGCTTGCTTCATATCGCCAACTCAATTCAGAGCGTGAGCTGGTGAATGCGGTGTATTACAAGTCCTCTAACGTCGCGCGTCGTATCTCTGCGTTTATCGATTTTATTCAGCCAAAATTCACCCTGTAGAGCGGATAGCGTGAGTTTGGCTTATGTCTGGCCGCGAGCCTGACAGCGGCAGGTGATATTAGTTTTTGCAAATTTGACAAAAAAGTTTTGTCTTTGCACCAGTTAATCTCTTTCGCTTCGGTTGTTAGCATGCTGACTGATTATCCGGCCTATGATGCGGTGTAACACGGCCACTGATTAAGAGGTAAAGCGTGCCCGGTCATGTACGGGTCACGCTTTACCATTAACGGATGACAGTTTATTGACTTACTCTTCATTAATCCATGTTATATCAATGGATTAATGACATTGAACAACCACGATAAGGAGCGAACTCCATGCAAATTCCTCAGCTTGGCGCAGGTACATTCCGTCTGAAAGGCGATGAAGCGGTTCAGTCGGTTGCGATGGCACTTGAGGCGGGTTATCGCCACATTGATACCGCGCAGATTTACGGTAACGAGCAAGAAGTTGGCCAGGCGGTGAGTGCAAGTGGTATCGCGCGTGAAGCGCTGTTCATCACCACTAAAGTGTGGATGGATAAACTCTCAGACCAGCAGTTTTTGCCAAGCGTGAAACAGAGCCTGCAGGACTTAAACACCGACTATGTTGATCTGCTGCTGATTCACTGGCCGCTGGCGGATGACAGTGTCGCGATGGGTGATTACCTGCGCAGCCTGAAACAGGCGCAGGATCAGGGCCTGACCCGCCACATCGGCGTGTCGAACTTTACCGTGGCACAGATGAGACAGGCGATTGAGATCCTGGGCGAGGGCGTTTTGTACACCAACCAGGTGGAGGTCCATCCTTACCTGCAAAACAAGGCTGTGGTTGAGTTCTGCCGCGCGCACGACATCATAGTGACCGGTTATATGCCTTTTGCTTACGGCGATGTGCTGAAAGATGATGTGATCGTTGAGATTGCCGAGCAGCATCAGGCGACACCGGCTCAGGTGGTTCTGGCCTGGATGGCAGCCAATCACTTTGTCACCATTCCGTCGTCAACCAAACGTACCAATATCGACAGCAACCTGGGCTACGTCAATGTCTCTCTCAGTGAGCAGGATATGGCGCGTATTGCGACTCTGGATCGCAACCATCGGCTGGCTAATCCGGACTTTGCTCCGCAGTGGGACTGATCCCGTCGCATGACTGCGGCACGGAGTTGTTAAGATAACCACGCTGATTAAGATGAAAAGCCCCGGCCGTTGTATTGATGGCCGGGGCTTTTACTCGTGATAAGGGTCGCGCTATCTCAGGAACAGTGATAGCGACAGCAGCTTAAGCCTGACCCCAGCGCAGTACCTGCCAGTGCAGCTGACCAGCATGAGCCGCCAGACGCTGGCACGGATTCACCAGATAAGCGAAATCGGCGTGCTGGCACAGCGGTAAATCGTTAATCGAGTCGGTGAAAAAATGCACTTCATCAAGGTGTTGCGGGTGAGTAAGTAACCACTCCTCTAACCGGGCCACTTTACCCTCGCGATAACTCGGTACGCCGACAATCTCGCTGCTGTAATGACCGTTGCTGACCGCCATATCAATACCGAGAGCATGAGGAATACCGACCTGTTTGGCCACGGCTTCGACCAGAAAACTGACAGAGGCCGAGATGATCAGCATGGTGGAATTGTGTGCTTTGAGCGTCGCTATCAGGTTACGCGCTTCATCAAACAGGCGCGGCATGATACGGCGGTCGACACATTCATCCACCAGTGCATGCACCTGCTCAACCGGCAGGGCGGCGAGGGGCTGCATTACGTAGTCGAGATAGTCTTCCATATCCATTTCACCGCGCGCGTACAGTGACATCAGATAGCGATCCTGATTAAGAAATTCCGGGTCGGTGGCGATGCCTTTGTCGACCAGAAACTCGTTCCAGATCATGGCGCAGTCGCCGTCGATTAAGGTGTCGTCCATATCGAACACGTACAGGGGTTGAGACATATCAGGCACTCACAGGTTGTAGTTCATTGAGATTAAAACGCAGCTCCAGCACACTGCCTGCAGGCAGTAAGCGCCCGGAAGAGCGGTTGAGCTGATCGACGGTCAGCTCGCAGTCATCCAGCGCGACCTGATAACGGATCACGTTGCCCAGCAGTTGCTGACTTTTGAGAACGCCGCGCATCGGCGCAGAAATATGCGCGCCATCGCTATAGTGGCCCCCCGATTCTTGGCGGCCTGCTTCGGCCACATAAATCGACTCCGGACGTACTGCCACTTTATGCTCGCTATCGAGGGCAAACAGTTTTTTTGCCTGCGCAGCACTGAGCAGATTGTAATGCCCCATAAAACCGGCAACAAATTCATTGGCCGGCTGGGTATAAATTGTCTCCGGCGAGCCTTGCTGCACTATCTTACCCTGATGCATAAGGAAAATGCGATCTGACATTGTCATCGCTTCTTCCTGATCGTGGGTGACGAAGATGGTGGTCAGGTTGAGCGCCTGCTGAATGTCGCGGATTTGCTGGCGCAGATGCTTACGGATTTTGGCATCCAGTGCTGACAGCGGTTCATCGAGCAGCAAAATACGCGGTTTGACCACCAGAGCGCGCGCCAGAGCAACGCGTTGGCGCTGGCCACCTGACAACTGATGCGGATAACACTGCTCTTTACCCTGCAGCGCGACCAGTTCGATAATCCGGCCGACTTGCTGTTCAATATGCGCTTTATTCGCACCTTGCATCTTTAAACCAAAACCGATGTTGCCGGCCACGGTCATGTTGGGAAACAGGGCATAAGACTGAAATACCATACCAATGCCGCGCTGCTGGGGCGCACTGTGGGTAATATCCTCACCAGCGACCAAAATGCGGCCGCTGTCGACCGGGTTGAGCCCGGCCAGGCTGCGCAGCAGAGTGGATTTACCACAGCCGCTCGGACCGAGCAGGGTGATAAACTCGCCCTGACGGATATCAAAATCGATCGCCTCAAATACAGTGTTGTCACCAAAACGCTTGGTGAGCCGGGAGACAGAAACGTCACTCATGATTTTGCTCCAATCCGGCTTGCCAGCCAGGTACAGATAAAGATAAACAGAAAGTAAGTCATTACTAACGCCGAGGTGAAATGACCGCTGGTCTGGCGCATGTTATAGAGATAAATCTGCAAGGTTTCATAGCGGGTGCCGGCCAGAATGTTGGCAAACACAAACTCCCCGAGCAGGAACGAAAACGACAGAAACAGCGCGGCCATTAATCCTTTGCGTAGGTTGGGCAGTACAATATGCCAGAAGGCTTGCAGCGTGCTCGCGCCGAGCAGGTGCGCGGCGTCCATCAGATCGCGCAGGTTAATGGCCGTAAAGCTGTTCGCTATCGCGCGGTACATGAACGGCAGCGCGATGGTGAAATAGGTGCCGATCAGAATCCACGGCGTGCGGACCATGGGGACGCTGCTGTCAGCGTACAGCTGCAGCAGGCCGACTGAAGAGACCACCGGCGGCACGGCAAACGGCAGCAGGATCAGCAGATTCATCAGCTTGTCGAGTTGGGGGAAATAGTAAAACACCACAAAGATCGCCGGCAGAATCAACACAGTGCTCAGTGCCAGCGCAGCCACGCACACCAGCAGTGATCGGCCGAACGCTTCGACAAAGCGTACATCACTGAGCAATTGGCGGTACCAGTCGAGGGTAAAGCCGTCCGGCAGAATGGTCGCCCCCCAGCGTGACGACAGTGAGTAAGCCAGCGTGGCGATGATCGGTACCAGCATCAGGGCGACGATGCCGTACACCACGCTTTTGTGATAAACGGAATTAGCGTGTTGCATGATAGCTCCG
This Vibrio ostreae DNA region includes the following protein-coding sequences:
- a CDS encoding LysR family transcriptional regulator; the encoded protein is MLTRSDDLEILLAVIDSGSFSQAAEVLDVQVAKVSRAVSRIEQQLGMTILNRTTRRLDLTEEGRRFSETIRAGLQQLRQAEEEVVSRGELPKGKLRVDAASPLMLHQLVPLVREFHQAYPDIELELTSNEGYVDLLEKRTDVAIRIGKLNDSTLHARPLGKSPLFVVAAPDYLARHGFPATPSELQQHEIVGFTSPRALNVWPLQGSDYVEPTIACSSGETVRQLVLAGNGIGCLSGFMIHEDLAAGRLVTLLASYRQLNSERELVNAVYYKSSNVARRISAFIDFIQPKFTL
- the dkgB gene encoding 2,5-didehydrogluconate reductase DkgB, yielding MQIPQLGAGTFRLKGDEAVQSVAMALEAGYRHIDTAQIYGNEQEVGQAVSASGIAREALFITTKVWMDKLSDQQFLPSVKQSLQDLNTDYVDLLLIHWPLADDSVAMGDYLRSLKQAQDQGLTRHIGVSNFTVAQMRQAIEILGEGVLYTNQVEVHPYLQNKAVVEFCRAHDIIVTGYMPFAYGDVLKDDVIVEIAEQHQATPAQVVLAWMAANHFVTIPSSTKRTNIDSNLGYVNVSLSEQDMARIATLDRNHRLANPDFAPQWD
- a CDS encoding HAD family hydrolase — translated: MSQPLYVFDMDDTLIDGDCAMIWNEFLVDKGIATDPEFLNQDRYLMSLYARGEMDMEDYLDYVMQPLAALPVEQVHALVDECVDRRIMPRLFDEARNLIATLKAHNSTMLIISASVSFLVEAVAKQVGIPHALGIDMAVSNGHYSSEIVGVPSYREGKVARLEEWLLTHPQHLDEVHFFTDSINDLPLCQHADFAYLVNPCQRLAAHAGQLHWQVLRWGQA
- a CDS encoding ABC transporter ATP-binding protein; the protein is MSDVSVSRLTKRFGDNTVFEAIDFDIRQGEFITLLGPSGCGKSTLLRSLAGLNPVDSGRILVAGEDITHSAPQQRGIGMVFQSYALFPNMTVAGNIGFGLKMQGANKAHIEQQVGRIIELVALQGKEQCYPHQLSGGQRQRVALARALVVKPRILLLDEPLSALDAKIRKHLRQQIRDIQQALNLTTIFVTHDQEEAMTMSDRIFLMHQGKIVQQGSPETIYTQPANEFVAGFMGHYNLLSAAQAKKLFALDSEHKVAVRPESIYVAEAGRQESGGHYSDGAHISAPMRGVLKSQQLLGNVIRYQVALDDCELTVDQLNRSSGRLLPAGSVLELRFNLNELQPVSA
- a CDS encoding ABC transporter permease, which gives rise to MQHANSVYHKSVVYGIVALMLVPIIATLAYSLSSRWGATILPDGFTLDWYRQLLSDVRFVEAFGRSLLVCVAALALSTVLILPAIFVVFYYFPQLDKLMNLLILLPFAVPPVVSSVGLLQLYADSSVPMVRTPWILIGTYFTIALPFMYRAIANSFTAINLRDLMDAAHLLGASTLQAFWHIVLPNLRKGLMAALFLSFSFLLGEFVFANILAGTRYETLQIYLYNMRQTSGHFTSALVMTYFLFIFICTWLASRIGAKS